The segment AAGACGTATTGCTCGTCCGACATCGGCAATACTGTCTTTTACGAGAATAATCCCACCTGTTTCAATAGCAATATCAGCACCAGCCCCCATAACAATACCTAAATCGGCTTGAGCTAAAGCAGGGGCGTCATTTATACCATCACCGACCATTGCCACTTTAGTACCTCTTAATTGAAGTTCTTTTATCTTGTCAGCTTTTTCACCGGGCAAGACTTCTGCCATTATATTTTCAATTCCCGCCTGTTTACCGATAGCTTTTGCTGTACGTTCATTATCTCCGGTGATAAGCCATATATCTATGCCATATTTTCGCAAAACAAGGAGCGCCTCCTTTGTCCCTTTTTTTAAAGTATCAGAAATAGCTATGAGCCCCGCTACTCTACCGTCTAGCGCCGACATAACAACAGTCTGTCCCTGTTTTTCTAAATCTTTTTTTTCTTTTTTTATATCTTCTGAAATTTTAATTTTATTTTCAATCAAAAATAATTCTGTTCCAATTAATATTTCTTTTTCTAAGACAACACCTTTTGCGCCCTTTCCTAAAATAGCTTTAAAATTTTTCGGCTCTTCAATAGTTACTTTTTTTTGTTTTGCAAAATTTACAATTGCTTCTGCCAAAGAGTGTTCAGACACAGATTCTAAAGAAGCGGCCATTTCAAGTAGCTCTTTTTCTTTTATGTCGTAAGTTATTACCTTTGTTACATTGGGCTTACCTTCCGTTAAAGTTCCGGTTTTATCAAAAACAATCACATTTATCTTATTTGCAACCTCAAGCGCTCCGCCATTTTTAATTAAAATCCCATTTTGCGCGCCCCGCCCGGTTCCTACAATAATAGCAGTCGGGGTCGCAAGCCCCAACGCGCACGGACACGCAATAACAAGCACCGCTACGCCCGCAAGAAGCGCAAAAACAAAAGACGCGGATAAAACAAAATACCAAACAGCAAACGCAATTATGGCTATCGCGATTACAACGGGGACAAAATAAGAAGAAACCATATCGGCAAAACGCTCTATTGGCGCTTTTGAACCCTGCGCCTCTTCCACCATTTTAATAATTTGCGCGAGTAAAGTTTCTTTTCCGACTTTTGTCGCCTTAAATCTAAAGCTTCCGGTTTTATTTATAGTGGCGCCAAACACAGTGTCTCCAACTGATTTATCCACAGGGATACTCTCACCGGAAATCATTGACTCGTCTATGCTGGATTGTCCGCTTACAATTATTCCGTCAACAGAAATTTTTTCACCCGGCTTTACTATTATTACATCACCAATGCGGACATCTTCAATTGAAACTTTGATTATTTCGTTTCCACGGACGACATTTGCTGTTTTCGCCTGAAGCTCAAATAATTTTTTAATCGCATCGCCCGCTTTTCCTCGCGCGCGCGCTTCCAACCAGTTTCCTAAAATGACAAAGGTTATTAAAAGAGACGATGTTTCAAAAAAAACATCACTCTTAAGCCAAAAAGTATTAGCTACGCTGTAAGCGTAAGCCGCGGTTGTGCCCATTGCGATAAGCATATCCATATTGGCGGACTTATTTTTCAAAGCATAATAAGTCCCGCGATAAAACCGCCACCCAATAACAAATTGCGCAATTGACGCCAAAATAAATTGCGCGAACATACTTTCAAAAGATTTATTTTTCAAAATCATTGATAGCACAATAATCGGTATTGATAACATCAACCCAAGAATAAAAGCGTTTCGTTCGCGTGGAGAATGTTCGTGTTCGTGAGAATGCCCCTTCATCTTCATTTTATGTTCTTTGGGCATTTCATCAGAAGAAACTTTGTATCCGGCTTTCTTTACAGCAGAAATCACTTCTTTTTCAATATCTTTTCCTTCATATTCCACTCTCATTTTCTCATCCGCAAAATTAACATCCGCTTTTTTTATCCCAGATATCTTTTTAACATTTTTTTCAATTATTTTTGCGCAAGATACGCAATGCATACCCTCAATTTTTAAAATCTTTTTTTGCAACATAATATATTATTAATTTTTATTGGCGATCGTTGTGCGAGCGAAATGAAAAAGTACTCTTTTTCATTTCCGAGCTGAAAGCACGAAAGTACTCTTTATTCAACTACGATAAATTTTCCCCAAACCATTTTCATCCAACAACTAAATTTTATCTCACCAACTTTTTTAGGCGTAAACTCAATAATATTCTCGCCATATTTTAGTTTCTTCCTTATATTATACTCCGGCATTATTATTTCGTTTGTGCATCCGCTCATCTGCTTTACATTTATAATCCACCTGGCAGGCACGCCCCTTTTTATGTACAATAAATTAGGAGAATATCCGCCAAACGTTAAATCCATTTTTACGGTCTGAAACCCTTTTGCATCTTTATCTGTTGTGTTTAAAATTTGACTGGTAGTTTGACGAGGGACTATGCTTCCCATTCCATATCCAAAATTAACAAATCCGCGGTTCAACATAAAAACTCCCAAAATGATAACAATTATTCCAGAAATTTTTAAAGCATATTTTATCTTCTCTTGGCTGATAAGAGAAATAAATTTTCCAAAACCAAACATTAAAGGAACTGTTCCAAGAGCATATATCCCCATTGATAAAGCGCCCCGCATTATACTTCCGGATGCCAAAGCATATAATTGCATAGCTTGCAAAGGACCGCAGGGCATAAGCCCATTTAAAAGTCCAACGATAAACGGGCCTTTTGGTTTTTTAGCGCGTTTCTGACTAAATAAAAAACGCGCGATGAATAATGGGGTTTTTAATTTTATTTTATCAAGCCACTTAGAATTGGTTACCAAAGACAACCCCATTAAAATCATAAATCCTCCTGCCACTAATGTGACAATGCCTGTAAATGTCGGGTTTATCGCAAAAAAAGACCCAAACCCGCCTAAAACACCGCCAATTAATGAATAAGAGATTACTCTCCCAAGATTATATTGAAAGTGGGGGAGAGAAGACGCTTTTCCGTTATTTTTTATCTGATGCTTAGTTGTATATGCCACTACCAATCCTCCGCACATTCCAACACAATGAAAGCTAGCCAACAGACCAATAATAAAAATCAGCCAATATCCAATATTATTTTCGTTTAATCTTGAAAGAACGCTCAAATAACCCAAATTTTTTATCAAAAAATACCCTACAACAAAAACCAGCAATAAAATTACGGCTATAACCATATTGTTGGAAATTCGGATTTCCAATCCTTTTTTCTCCGATGAATTTTTTACCACTTTATAGTTTAATTTTTCAATAGCCTTAAAAATACGCTCTTGTGATATCTTTGCGTCATCAAACTCCAAATCGCATTGACCTGTCGCATAGTCAACAGAAACAGCTTTCACACCCTCTCGCGCTCCAAGTTCTGTTTCAATTAGCACCTTGCAACTTTCACAATGTAGACCTTCAATTTTTATTTTAATTTTTTCAAACATACTACTTTCCGGCCAATTTTGTAACCTTTAATATTTCTTCTATCATCTCCTCTTTTCTTTTTTGGCTTGCAGTACCTATCGCTTTTTTAAAACAAGTATCAAGGTGCCCTTCCATAAGCATCTGATGAGCTGATTTTAAAAGTCCGATGATTGCCAAATTTTGTTGCATTATATTTATGCAATACTCATTTTGCTCGGACATATTTATTACTTTGGCAAGCAAGCTTTGCGCTTTTTTAAAATTAATAAGCGTCTTTTGTTTTTGACCTGACATAATTTTATTTTTAATTATTAGTTTATCAATACCCATACCATAGGTATAGATATATAGTATTATACTATAAAAACATTGTCAAATTTAGTTTGACAATCCTTTAAACGAAGCGTAAAATATTTATATAAATAATATAAAAATTATGGAAAAAAACATCAAGTCAACTGACGAAGAAGTCGCCCGTTTGCAAAAATTAAAAAACTTTACAGAAGCCGGCATAGAGCCGTACCCGGCAAAATCCACAAAAACGCTGGACATCAAAGATGCTCTAGCGGATTTTGAGAAACTGGAAAAAAAGAATAAAAAAATACAGCTTGTCGGACGTGTTCGCACGCTTAGAGTTCACGGGGGATTGGCATTTTTAACAATAGAAGACGAAAGCGGACAAATTCAAATAGCGCTTCAGAAAAAAAATCTAAAAGAATACAAAACCTATACAAACAATCTTGATATGGGTGATTTTATTGAAACGCGCGGAACGCTTTTTCTAACGCACAAGGGCGAAAAAACATTAAACGCAAACAATATCCGTCTTTTATCAAAAGCCCTTCTTCCGCTTCCGGAAAAGTGGCATGGCTTGTCAGACACAGAGATTCGCTTCCGTCAAAGATATCTTGATATGTTAGCAAACCCATCGGTCCGCCACACATTTCATACTCGTAGTATTATTATAAAGGCAATCCGTTCATTTTTGGACGATAAGGGGTTTTTAGAAGTTGATACGCCTATTTTACAACCGCTTGCAGGCGGAGCAACAGCAAAACCGTTTAAAACCCACCATAACGCTTTAGACATTGATTTATATTTACGCGTCGCGCCCGAGCTTTACTTAAAACGCTTGCTTGTCGGCGGTTTTGAAAAAGTTTACGAGGTCTCCCGCTGTTTCAGAAATGAAGGCATTGACCACTCCCACAATCCAGAATTTACGCAAGTGGAATTTTACTGGGCATATAGCGACTACGAACAACTGATGAAAATGACAGAAAAATTTTTGGAATATATAGCTCTGTCATTGCGAGGAGCGCGTACCCGCGCGACGCGGCAATCCCTCCAGTTTGAATTTGATGGAAAAAAGTTTTCATTAAAAGCTCCATACAAACGAATAACTTTCCGCGAAGCGATTTTGAAAACCGCAAAAATTGATATTGATAAGGTGCGCGACAGGGACGAGCTGGCAAAACTTGCCAAAAATGCCGGCGTAAAAGTAGAAAAGTCCGATGGATATGGAAAAATTTTAGACGAAATATTTAAAAAACATTTTCGCGCCAGCGTTACAGAGCCAACTTTTGTTTATGACTATCCGATAGAACTGTCACCATTGGCAAAACGAAAAAGTTCTGTCATTGCGAGCGAAGCGAAGCAATCCCGCGAAAGCAAGGCAGAGCTTACCGAGCGTTTTCAGCTTCTTGTTGCCGGCACAGAGCTTTGTAATGCCTTTTCCGAGTTAAATGACCCACTAGACCAAGAGGCTCGCTTCAAAGAACAGGAGAAAGCTCGCAAAGCAGGGGATGAAGAAGCGCAACCAATGGATAAAGATTTTGTTACTGCCTTGCGTCACGGTATGCCTCCTGCTTCAGGATTTGGAATGGGTATAGACCGCCTGGCAATGCTTTTAACAAATAATCATAGTATTAAAGAAGTAATCCTTTTTCCGACCTTACGCCCGGAAAAATAAACTATGGATAATTTTTTCACTTGGGCATTAGTTATTTTTCTTAATTTCATCACATACTTTATTGCAAGATTTGGTATTATTAGTAATGGTAAAAATGCCCAGCAAATCTACATTCTTGGTTTAATTTCTCATCTATTAAGTTTTGCCTATGGATTTTATAAACTTGGTTTTTGGGGATTTATCATTTTACTACCAGTATCATATTTTTTTGTACGAACGATAGTAACGCTTTTGATAGATCGGTTAGAGAATATACTATATCCCAACAGAAAACAAATTTTTGAAAAATGGGCAAACAAGCTAAATAAAAATCCTGGTGATATAAAAGAACAATTTCACATAGATAGGTTCAAAACTGACGATGAAAAAATTGATGAAGCGTGGAAAAAACACTTTGGAAAATCTTTTTTCAATAAGTAATAAATATGGTTATATGATTTAAATAACAGTGTTTATTAAGTATATAAAAAATATGGATAAGATCAAATGCCCCAAATGTGGATCAACATATGTGATACCAGATAGCGTCTACGGACATAATATAAAAGAAGGGGGAAAGGCGGACACGCCAGAAACAATAATAAGACAGCCCAATCAATGTCGTGAAGAAAACTGTGGACATAAATGGGTTGATAATAAATAAAATGTTTTTAATACATGCCCTTACTCATTGCCACAAAAAATGTCGCTAAGGCCGATGACTACAAAAGAATTTTGCAGGAATTGGGCTTGCCCATTCACACTCTAAAAGACCTGGGCATTCAGGAAGATGTTGAAGAAACCGGAAAAACATTGCTGGAAAATGCCTGCAAAAAAGCCAGCTTTTACGCGCGCCTTACCAAAATGCCGGCCATTGGCGATGACACGGGATTTGAAATTGACGCGCTGGGAGGCGAACCGGGGATTTATGCACGCAGATGGCCGGGATATGAAGCAACGGATGAAGAATTGCGGGAAATGGCGCTAACCAAGCTAGGGCAAACGCCATACGAAAAACGGGTCGCCCGCCTTGTGATGTATGTGGCGCTCTCAAACGAGAAAGGCGAGATTATCACCACCCGCACCGGAAAAATTGAAGGGTTGATTCCCGCGCGGGAAAATTGTTCCCAAAAACGTGATCACGGCTACCCATATCGTTCAATTCTTTATATTCCACAATTAGGAAAACTCTTAATTGACGCCACGGAGGAAGACAAAGAAAAATTCCAATACCGTCTGCAAGCCATGCGCGAAATCCTGCCGGAAATTAAAACATTACTCTAACACCATACAATATGGCACGTGCCTATAAAAATTTTTGGAGCTTAAATACTGATGAAGCTGTTGTTGCCGGAATTTTAAGAGATGAAACCGATAAAAACATAGAAGTATTTTTACCCCTCAATGCACAGATGAAAGATATCGATTTACTTCTTATTAATACCGGAAATAAAAAAAAATTATCCATTCAGGTAAAGGGAAGTAGGGCATATGAGCCCACAAAAAAAGAAACTGAAAAATTTGGCGATGGTTCT is part of the Parcubacteria group bacterium CG10_big_fil_rev_8_21_14_0_10_36_14 genome and harbors:
- a CDS encoding copper-translocating P-type ATPase; the protein is MLQKKILKIEGMHCVSCAKIIEKNVKKISGIKKADVNFADEKMRVEYEGKDIEKEVISAVKKAGYKVSSDEMPKEHKMKMKGHSHEHEHSPRERNAFILGLMLSIPIIVLSMILKNKSFESMFAQFILASIAQFVIGWRFYRGTYYALKNKSANMDMLIAMGTTAAYAYSVANTFWLKSDVFFETSSLLITFVILGNWLEARARGKAGDAIKKLFELQAKTANVVRGNEIIKVSIEDVRIGDVIIVKPGEKISVDGIIVSGQSSIDESMISGESIPVDKSVGDTVFGATINKTGSFRFKATKVGKETLLAQIIKMVEEAQGSKAPIERFADMVSSYFVPVVIAIAIIAFAVWYFVLSASFVFALLAGVAVLVIACPCALGLATPTAIIVGTGRGAQNGILIKNGGALEVANKINVIVFDKTGTLTEGKPNVTKVITYDIKEKELLEMAASLESVSEHSLAEAIVNFAKQKKVTIEEPKNFKAILGKGAKGVVLEKEILIGTELFLIENKIKISEDIKKEKKDLEKQGQTVVMSALDGRVAGLIAISDTLKKGTKEALLVLRKYGIDIWLITGDNERTAKAIGKQAGIENIMAEVLPGEKADKIKELQLRGTKVAMVGDGINDAPALAQADLGIVMGAGADIAIETGGIILVKDSIADVGRAIRLSRMTMAKIKQNMFWALFYNSIGIPIAASGLLRPELAGLAMALSSVSVVLNSLFLKRKKLD
- a CDS encoding heavy metal transport/detoxification protein; this encodes MFEKIKIKIEGLHCESCKVLIETELGAREGVKAVSVDYATGQCDLEFDDAKISQERIFKAIEKLNYKVVKNSSEKKGLEIRISNNMVIAVILLLVFVVGYFLIKNLGYLSVLSRLNENNIGYWLIFIIGLLASFHCVGMCGGLVVAYTTKHQIKNNGKASSLPHFQYNLGRVISYSLIGGVLGGFGSFFAINPTFTGIVTLVAGGFMILMGLSLVTNSKWLDKIKLKTPLFIARFLFSQKRAKKPKGPFIVGLLNGLMPCGPLQAMQLYALASGSIMRGALSMGIYALGTVPLMFGFGKFISLISQEKIKYALKISGIIVIILGVFMLNRGFVNFGYGMGSIVPRQTTSQILNTTDKDAKGFQTVKMDLTFGGYSPNLLYIKRGVPARWIINVKQMSGCTNEIIMPEYNIRKKLKYGENIIEFTPKKVGEIKFSCWMKMVWGKFIVVE
- the lysS gene encoding lysine--tRNA ligase, with protein sequence MEKNIKSTDEEVARLQKLKNFTEAGIEPYPAKSTKTLDIKDALADFEKLEKKNKKIQLVGRVRTLRVHGGLAFLTIEDESGQIQIALQKKNLKEYKTYTNNLDMGDFIETRGTLFLTHKGEKTLNANNIRLLSKALLPLPEKWHGLSDTEIRFRQRYLDMLANPSVRHTFHTRSIIIKAIRSFLDDKGFLEVDTPILQPLAGGATAKPFKTHHNALDIDLYLRVAPELYLKRLLVGGFEKVYEVSRCFRNEGIDHSHNPEFTQVEFYWAYSDYEQLMKMTEKFLEYIALSLRGARTRATRQSLQFEFDGKKFSLKAPYKRITFREAILKTAKIDIDKVRDRDELAKLAKNAGVKVEKSDGYGKILDEIFKKHFRASVTEPTFVYDYPIELSPLAKRKSSVIASEAKQSRESKAELTERFQLLVAGTELCNAFSELNDPLDQEARFKEQEKARKAGDEEAQPMDKDFVTALRHGMPPASGFGMGIDRLAMLLTNNHSIKEVILFPTLRPEK
- a CDS encoding non-canonical purine NTP pyrophosphatase (hydrolyzes non-standard nucleotides such as xanthine and inosine) — encoded protein: MPLLIATKNVAKADDYKRILQELGLPIHTLKDLGIQEDVEETGKTLLENACKKASFYARLTKMPAIGDDTGFEIDALGGEPGIYARRWPGYEATDEELREMALTKLGQTPYEKRVARLVMYVALSNEKGEIITTRTGKIEGLIPARENCSQKRDHGYPYRSILYIPQLGKLLIDATEEDKEKFQYRLQAMREILPEIKTLL